Genomic DNA from Candidatus Delongbacteria bacterium:
ATATGTTCTTACATAATGATATTCTCATAATTAAAATCTCTAATTTCACAGAAATAGCATTATCGTATTAGGAATTTATTCGAGTTCAAACATTTCGGGTGATCAAGTATAGATGAAAATATAATGAACTGAAAGAAAACATACTAGGCTCTAACATTGGAAAAATGACTTGACCGTGTTATGTTTACTTGTGAGCTTTTTTCCATGACCGTTAGGTGACATTTAAAATATAATCCAGTATAAAAATGGTAGGCTTTTGTTAGGATAAATGCTAACTTTAATAAAAATAATAATCTTGGGGAATGAAAATGAGTAAGCAACCAAAACCTGATTCAAAAAAATACACAGATTTGATTTCTGAAATACAGAAAGGGCAAATTAAAGTGCCTAAATTCCAGCGAAATTTTGTTTGGAGTGTAGATAAAACGGCAAAACTTCTAGATAGTATTCTAAAAGGTTATCCTATCGGTACTTTTATTTTGTGGGAAACAAATGAAAGATTAAATGACATCAAAAACATCGGGAATCTTGAGCTACCGCCTGTACCTGATGATATTAAAATTCAATATGTTCTTGATGGTCAGCAAAGAATTACATCTTTATATGCGGCTTTTTTAGGTGCAAAAATTCAGAAGGAAGGCGAGAAAAAAATCACTGACTATTCTGATATTTTTGTCGATCTAGATGGCGATGTTGATAATAACGATGACCAAATTGTCGTTTCTGAAAAGCCTGAGAGTGAATTTATTACTCTTCACGAAATTTTAAACTTCAATGATAATTTACTTGAGATAAAAGAGAAATATTCTGATGATCAATTTAAAACTATACATCAATACTCTCAGACTTTTTCAACATATGATTTCTCGACAATTGTGCTTAGAAAAGAAGACATAGACTCTGCAATTGAAGTTTTTACAAGAATTAACACAGGTGGGCAGACTCTTACTCTTTTTGAAATTATGTCTGCAAAAACTTACGATGAAGAACAAAATTTTGACATGGAAGATAAATTCCAAAAACTGATTAAAAAACTATCCAACAGTAAGTATGAAACAATATCTAGTTCTGTAATCCTTAGTATTTTAGGTTTGATATTGAGTAAAAATAAAGAGTGTAAGCGTAAAGTTATACTACAACTCGATAAGCAAAACATTATTGATGTCTGGGATGATGTAATTTCTGCACTAGAAGATAGTATTGACTACTTCCGTTCAGTTTACCGTATCCCAGTCTCTGCAATTTTGCCTTATGATTCTTTGCTAGTTCCTTTTTCATATTTTTTCTATTTCCAAAAGGATAATCCTCAGGGAAATCAAATTAAATATCTTGAGGAATTTTTTTGGAGAATGTCATTATCTTTCAGATATTCAAGTTCAACTGAATCTAAACTAGCTCAAGATGTTAAAAGAATTGATAAAATACTTGAAGGTAATCGACCTGATTATGATGAAATTAAAATCTATCTCAATTCACCAAAAGATTTAATTGATACAAATTTTAGTGCTGGTAGCAGCTATTGCAAGGCTATTCTCTGTTTATTAGCTTATAATGAACCTAAAGACTTTCAAAATAATGGTAAAGTAATTTTAGATAATACTTGGCTCAAAGTTGCAAACAGTAAAAACTACCACCACTTCTTCCCTAAAGCATATCTGAAGAAAATTGGAATCAGAAATGAAAACAGCTTGGTCAATATAACACTTGTGGGTGCAGACTTGAATAAAAGGAAAATTAGAGCTAAATCACCATCTGTGTATATTCAAGACTTCTGGGATTTGAATGACGAGTTGCCAAATTCTTTAAAATCGCATTTGATAGAAGGTATTGAATCATTTGGTATTCTTAGCGATGATTACAATG
This window encodes:
- a CDS encoding DUF262 domain-containing protein, which produces MSKQPKPDSKKYTDLISEIQKGQIKVPKFQRNFVWSVDKTAKLLDSILKGYPIGTFILWETNERLNDIKNIGNLELPPVPDDIKIQYVLDGQQRITSLYAAFLGAKIQKEGEKKITDYSDIFVDLDGDVDNNDDQIVVSEKPESEFITLHEILNFNDNLLEIKEKYSDDQFKTIHQYSQTFSTYDFSTIVLRKEDIDSAIEVFTRINTGGQTLTLFEIMSAKTYDEEQNFDMEDKFQKLIKKLSNSKYETISSSVILSILGLILSKNKECKRKVILQLDKQNIIDVWDDVISALEDSIDYFRSVYRIPVSAILPYDSLLVPFSYFFYFQKDNPQGNQIKYLEEFFWRMSLSFRYSSSTESKLAQDVKRIDKILEGNRPDYDEIKIYLNSPKDLIDTNFSAGSSYCKAILCLLAYNEPKDFQNNGKVILDNTWLKVANSKNYHHFFPKAYLKKIGIRNENSLVNITLVGADLNKRKIRAKSPSVYIQDFWDLNDELPNSLKSHLIEGIESFGILSDDYNVFLEKRAKAMYKELKNRIELKHSESKKEEKIKEMILVGENEHVEFKTTLRYDMREGQINKKLEFVVAKTISAFLNTNGGTLIMGVDDDGNTVGLDKDLNTLGKKNIDGFELHLRQVIQKYLGSNFEKYLKVEFPIVDGKNICIVKISKCGKPVFVANEGKDFFFIRNGNSSIPLNRQEQSEFEKLNWTN